The proteins below are encoded in one region of bacterium:
- a CDS encoding S8 family serine peptidase: MNLLFYVLLNTQLYTSPLEPKVSRGFSEWLSTKSQDTKVKVWVFYTDKGIKEETEYKKTITKIETALSPKVRANRLTVRKPDMLCDFTDIPVYKPYMDELKTMGGNVRVTSKWLNASTIIIPVKLLSEIAKKPYVYKIEPVRTLQSSTGTYVSVKSGTGIDYGSSKKQLEQLNLIKAHNSGYTGTGVILGILDTGFEWRKNEILEGINVIAERDFIGKDDTTSYQENQIDSLWDGVNTIIYREESPYGQKQIVHGTAMLSLLGGRASNRCIGAAFGASFALAKTELLYSTQEGFDYIAEEDWWIAGAEWLVDSVGVSIISSSLGYRRWINPGQTPAYAFDSLDGKHYPLDVCASQLWNKGVLLVTAMGNYYVSGPLAETADTSIVSPASADSILAVGGVDTLGKWVHMDNGTSPITGSSIGPRGDGVMKPEVCGPWAGNYAMPEPFSYPDYDSIVDYNGRGTSDATALVAGVCACVKQAYPDWGPMKIREVIMKTASKAASPNDTLGYGIVNAYDAINYETPKPPVLPLNKNEILMFSPAPYRVSTGEKLLIHYQLINASCPHIWIYTVSGKKIWDKGSDLKGMGKHTEEWDGKTNNGERVSSGVYVCILTTTDVEDKDVKKFVVIK; the protein is encoded by the coding sequence ATGAATCTATTATTTTATGTACTTTTAAACACTCAACTTTATACTTCCCCTTTAGAACCTAAAGTTTCCCGGGGATTTTCAGAATGGCTATCTACCAAATCTCAGGATACTAAAGTAAAGGTATGGGTTTTTTATACGGATAAAGGTATAAAAGAAGAAACGGAATATAAAAAAACTATTACAAAGATTGAAACAGCGCTTTCTCCAAAAGTAAGGGCAAATAGACTCACAGTAAGGAAACCGGATATGTTGTGTGATTTTACGGATATCCCTGTTTATAAACCTTATATGGATGAACTGAAAACAATGGGGGGTAATGTAAGAGTTACTTCCAAATGGTTAAATGCATCTACTATTATAATTCCTGTAAAGTTGTTATCTGAAATAGCTAAAAAACCGTATGTTTATAAAATAGAACCTGTCAGGACATTACAGAGTAGTACGGGAACATATGTTTCTGTTAAGAGTGGTACTGGAATAGATTACGGAAGTTCGAAAAAACAACTTGAGCAATTGAATTTGATAAAAGCTCATAATTCGGGTTATACGGGAACAGGAGTTATTTTGGGGATACTTGATACGGGATTTGAATGGCGTAAAAATGAAATACTTGAAGGTATTAATGTAATAGCAGAACGCGATTTTATAGGTAAAGATGATACTACGTCTTATCAGGAAAATCAGATAGATAGCTTGTGGGATGGTGTAAACACTATTATTTATCGCGAAGAAAGTCCATATGGGCAGAAACAGATAGTGCATGGAACTGCTATGTTGTCTTTGCTGGGGGGGAGAGCTTCAAATAGATGTATTGGTGCGGCTTTTGGCGCATCATTTGCACTTGCTAAAACAGAACTTTTATACTCAACTCAAGAAGGTTTTGATTATATAGCTGAAGAAGATTGGTGGATTGCAGGAGCGGAATGGCTCGTGGATAGTGTAGGCGTGAGTATCATATCCAGTTCTCTTGGTTATAGAAGATGGATAAATCCCGGACAGACACCTGCTTATGCTTTTGATTCTCTTGATGGGAAACATTATCCTCTGGATGTATGTGCAAGCCAGTTATGGAATAAAGGAGTTTTGTTGGTAACGGCTATGGGTAATTATTATGTTTCAGGGCCATTGGCAGAGACAGCAGATACTTCTATTGTATCGCCAGCTTCTGCGGATTCTATCCTTGCAGTAGGAGGAGTTGATACGCTTGGAAAATGGGTTCATATGGATAACGGAACAAGTCCGATTACAGGTTCCAGTATAGGCCCAAGAGGTGATGGTGTTATGAAACCTGAGGTATGTGGTCCGTGGGCAGGTAATTATGCTATGCCAGAACCTTTTTCTTATCCCGATTATGATTCTATAGTTGACTACAATGGACGCGGAACATCTGATGCTACAGCTCTTGTTGCAGGTGTTTGTGCTTGCGTCAAACAGGCCTATCCTGATTGGGGACCGATGAAAATAAGAGAAGTGATTATGAAAACTGCAAGTAAAGCTGCTTCGCCAAATGATACTTTAGGATATGGTATAGTAAATGCTTATGATGCAATTAATTATGAGACTCCCAAACCACCGGTATTGCCTCTTAATAAAAATGAAATTTTGATGTTTTCTCCTGCTCCATATAGAGTATCTACGGGAGAAAAACTTCTGATTCATTATCAACTTATTAATGCTTCCTGCCCGCATATTTGGATATATACGGTGTCTGGTAAGAAAATATGGGATAAGGGATCTGATTTAAAAGGAATGGGGAAACATACTGAAGAATGGGATGGAAAAACAAATAACGGAGAAAGGGTTAGCAGTGGAGTATATGTCTGTATTTTAACAACTACTGACGTTGAAGATAAAGATGTGAAAAAATTTGTCGTGATTAAGTAA
- a CDS encoding TspO/MBR family protein, translating into MKDSKLSNGLKLIISIIVCQLAGVIGAIFTTPSISTWYRTLEKPSFNPPNWVFGPVWTTLFLLMGISAFLIWREGIKKSQVRIALGIFITQLLLNILWSVLFFGLKLPIAGFFEIILLWFAILLTILSFFKISIPAGILLIPYILWVSLASVLNFALWRLNS; encoded by the coding sequence ATGAAAGATAGCAAATTGAGTAACGGACTAAAACTAATAATAAGCATAATCGTTTGTCAACTTGCAGGTGTTATCGGTGCAATTTTTACAACCCCCTCAATATCAACATGGTACAGAACTCTGGAAAAACCATCGTTTAATCCACCGAATTGGGTTTTTGGCCCGGTATGGACAACGCTTTTTTTGCTTATGGGAATATCGGCATTCCTTATATGGCGTGAAGGAATAAAAAAATCACAGGTCAGAATTGCACTCGGTATTTTCATTACACAACTGCTTCTTAATATTCTATGGTCTGTTTTATTCTTCGGTCTGAAACTTCCAATTGCAGGGTTTTTTGAGATTATATTATTGTGGTTTGCAATTTTGCTGACAATACTGAGTTTTTTCAAAATTTCAATTCCGGCGGGGATACTTCTAATACCCTATATCCTTTGGGTAAGTCTTGCATCCGTTCTGAATTTTGCACTCTGGAGACTTAACTCTTAG
- a CDS encoding DUF3108 domain-containing protein, translating to MLILFMLLSYTLPSYEELVYSVKYGVMTAGELRLEYKQDSLKGNYVRCEERTNGVMGFIFSIEDWYESFSDSNFTTQRFEKDIKEGNYKKHLSVVIENGQATYQDGKVVPVVDSAKDIINIWYWLRTQELVPGDTITVALHADKKNHKVKTVIREEKVNGRNCIAVVPNLTGIKTFGSKGGIVMYYDEDRTPVKFTVKFKWGDLEVELKRRSAN from the coding sequence ATGTTGATACTTTTTATGTTACTTTCATATACTCTGCCTTCTTACGAAGAGCTTGTCTATAGCGTCAAGTATGGGGTAATGACTGCAGGAGAGTTAAGGCTTGAATATAAACAGGATTCTTTAAAAGGTAATTACGTAAGATGCGAGGAAAGAACGAATGGAGTTATGGGTTTTATATTTAGTATTGAAGATTGGTATGAATCTTTTTCGGACAGTAATTTTACGACTCAAAGATTTGAAAAAGACATTAAAGAAGGAAATTATAAAAAACATCTCTCTGTGGTTATAGAAAATGGACAGGCTACTTACCAGGATGGCAAGGTAGTTCCCGTAGTTGACTCCGCAAAAGATATTATAAATATATGGTATTGGCTGAGAACGCAGGAACTTGTTCCCGGTGATACTATTACCGTGGCATTACATGCGGATAAGAAAAATCATAAAGTGAAAACCGTTATAAGAGAAGAAAAGGTAAATGGCAGGAACTGTATAGCGGTAGTTCCGAATCTTACAGGAATAAAAACATTCGGCTCGAAAGGCGGGATTGTTATGTATTATGACGAAGATAGAACCCCTGTTAAATTTACGGTTAAATTCAAATGGGGTGATTTGGAAGTCGAACTTAAAAGAAGAAGTGCAAATTAA
- a CDS encoding DegT/DnrJ/EryC1/StrS family aminotransferase, translating into MKHLTSKKTKIFPSWPVYDKLEQKALEDTLKSNKWGCIDGDRVNEFEKKFAKFHDAKFGICVNSGTKALEIALKALGIKPGDEVIVPGYTFIATAYAVAEIGAIPVFVDIESNSYNISPIEIEKVITKKTKAIIPVYFGGMPADMDSILKIAKKHHLAVLEDAAQAHGAEYKKKKVGTIGDISIFSFQSSKNMTCGEGGIILTNNETLAKKCKSLVNCGRKEGEPWYMHYALGGNSRLTEFQAAILLAQLTRVKKHNEIREKNAKLLTEKLKQIKGIEPIARDKNVTIHPYHLYIFKYKSKHFNGMSRDKFIKALNEEGIPASGGYIMPLTRQPAFNSKIGEKPVAADFSLRYSQIHLPACEQACKEAVWLPHYVLLGNKKDLEDIVAAIKKILQHCNK; encoded by the coding sequence ATGAAACATTTAACATCGAAAAAAACAAAAATCTTTCCCTCGTGGCCTGTGTATGATAAGCTTGAGCAAAAAGCTCTTGAGGATACACTTAAAAGCAACAAATGGGGATGTATTGACGGAGACAGGGTAAACGAGTTTGAAAAGAAGTTTGCCAAATTTCACGATGCGAAGTTTGGAATATGCGTTAACAGCGGGACGAAAGCGCTTGAGATTGCTCTAAAAGCATTAGGAATTAAACCCGGCGATGAAGTAATCGTTCCCGGATATACTTTTATAGCGACAGCTTATGCAGTAGCAGAAATCGGCGCTATACCGGTTTTCGTTGATATTGAAAGCAACTCTTATAACATATCCCCTATTGAAATAGAAAAAGTAATTACGAAAAAAACTAAAGCGATTATTCCCGTTTATTTTGGTGGGATGCCGGCAGATATGGATAGCATCCTAAAAATCGCCAAAAAACATCATTTAGCCGTTTTAGAAGATGCTGCTCAGGCACATGGTGCAGAATATAAGAAAAAGAAAGTCGGCACAATCGGAGATATAAGTATTTTTAGTTTCCAGTCCAGCAAAAATATGACATGTGGGGAAGGTGGAATAATTCTTACTAATAATGAAACTCTCGCAAAAAAGTGTAAATCTCTTGTAAACTGCGGCAGGAAAGAAGGCGAGCCGTGGTATATGCATTATGCTTTAGGCGGAAACAGCAGGCTAACGGAATTCCAGGCTGCTATACTATTAGCGCAACTTACCCGCGTTAAAAAGCATAATGAAATAAGAGAAAAAAACGCCAAACTGCTTACAGAAAAGTTGAAACAAATTAAGGGGATTGAGCCTATCGCAAGAGATAAAAACGTAACTATTCATCCCTATCATCTATACATATTTAAATATAAATCAAAGCATTTTAATGGTATGTCCAGAGATAAATTTATAAAAGCATTAAACGAAGAAGGTATTCCTGCATCAGGCGGATACATAATGCCTCTTACCCGTCAACCTGCATTCAACTCCAAAATTGGGGAGAAACCGGTAGCCGCAGACTTTAGTCTGCGGTATTCTCAAATCCATTTACCTGCGTGTGAACAAGCCTGTAAAGAAGCAGTCTGGTTGCCACATTATGTTTTGCTTGGAAACAAAAAAGATTTAGAGGATATTGTAGCGGCAATTAAAAAGATTCTGCAGCATTGCAATAAGTAG
- a CDS encoding 3-ketoacyl-CoA thiolase produces the protein MKYLHKPVYATAGYNTIAFGTGRKEFSPKASRPGLEQYIMEAGKGTISQINDPSNIDEGVISNFMMARFNHQSNRPGFFPMIHPSLKYKPATGVEGACGSGGLGLTLAAKAVLAGVSDVVMALGVEVQNTVKAVYGADFLAGAAHYNSERKEGHAFFFPAEFSKRAGKYFEKFGKEKSREAMALWYAQAIENARKNPKAQEHHNAIKDLFKAGMTPPNPVAFCEHINIFDCSKVSDGASSIIFASEEGLKKLGVSKKDAVEVMGWGQCEDDITTPPPDLTKFKTTEQAANLAYERAGISFKDIGLLEVHDCFTISGLISMEAVGATKYGESADFVKAGKTRINGELPTNTTGGLIGYGHPVGASGVRQAVDILHQLTGKAGDCQTKFNPTKPYGLMVSMGGNDKTVIAMVFKKAD, from the coding sequence ATGAAATACCTACATAAACCTGTTTATGCAACTGCCGGATATAATACAATTGCTTTTGGCACAGGAAGAAAAGAATTTAGTCCTAAAGCCTCAAGACCCGGTCTTGAACAGTATATTATGGAAGCCGGAAAAGGGACAATATCTCAAATAAACGACCCTTCTAATATTGACGAAGGCGTTATTTCAAATTTTATGATGGCGCGTTTTAATCATCAGAGCAACCGTCCCGGATTTTTTCCTATGATTCATCCGTCATTAAAATATAAACCCGCAACCGGAGTTGAAGGCGCTTGTGGATCCGGAGGTTTGGGACTTACGTTAGCTGCAAAAGCCGTATTAGCAGGAGTTTCGGATGTTGTTATGGCACTTGGAGTGGAAGTCCAGAATACCGTTAAAGCCGTTTATGGTGCGGATTTTTTGGCAGGAGCTGCTCATTATAACTCTGAAAGGAAAGAAGGACATGCTTTTTTCTTCCCTGCGGAATTTTCTAAACGTGCAGGTAAATACTTTGAAAAATTCGGCAAAGAAAAATCACGCGAAGCTATGGCTTTATGGTATGCTCAGGCAATTGAAAATGCCCGTAAAAATCCTAAAGCTCAGGAACATCATAATGCTATAAAGGATTTGTTTAAAGCCGGTATGACTCCACCAAACCCGGTTGCTTTTTGTGAACATATAAATATATTCGACTGCTCGAAAGTTTCTGACGGGGCATCTTCCATTATATTTGCAAGCGAAGAAGGATTGAAAAAATTGGGAGTATCCAAAAAAGATGCGGTAGAAGTTATGGGATGGGGGCAATGCGAAGACGATATAACTACTCCTCCACCGGACCTTACAAAATTCAAAACCACCGAACAAGCGGCAAATCTGGCATATGAAAGAGCAGGTATTTCCTTTAAGGATATAGGACTTCTGGAAGTCCACGATTGCTTTACAATTAGTGGATTAATATCTATGGAAGCTGTTGGAGCAACTAAATACGGAGAAAGTGCCGATTTTGTAAAAGCAGGAAAAACTCGTATAAACGGAGAATTGCCTACTAATACTACGGGTGGACTTATTGGATATGGACATCCTGTAGGTGCTTCCGGTGTGAGACAGGCTGTTGATATACTTCATCAATTAACCGGAAAAGCCGGCGATTGTCAGACAAAATTTAATCCTACAAAACCTTACGGATTAATGGTTTCTATGGGTGGAAATGATAAAACGGTCATAGCAATGGTATTCAAAAAAGCAGATTGA
- a CDS encoding alpha-amylase family protein, whose product MRKVFFISALFFLCISNSFASVSISVDKLRPKPGEKVKIEVTGELTEGTQVYADVLEPGYGVKRIEFSKSTGGYEASIQTSESSKGLWNVTVYSSVDKKLLGKAHFITGYIVGDFFIVGGRVPEKNTKAYMSEYLNGFSSIGGNFMVAHYIINGKQAMYPSKVCKLSSKEDYLGMFLDLCDKEGYPVLISISWDFSRPMPYSEMFANMQKIISELWVLYAKHPSFAGFYCLQEGSGLDLALLVRQFCDYVKSVEPTLLTGCAPYVNDAVLAGYLAAIDNLDVVIYQGQVMASYRTDNRLCFPINRTRDNTCLSNGANLIKNKITLCHFEIFGPAEKAVAGKYLAPKEDMITQIWSAATIYGTDGITIFTYHDLFNYMKDGLKEAKEDIKVTAQGYKDFDLIFSKIANIKKNPIVFYYPYTDFCVHYWREAFLPAFGALRSLGIPFDIIPFIPPVGEEIPPFYPMNLNTVQLDYLLKNKFVVVLPDVSGMQETDSILLKRFIEEGGIVILFGHNIPYGDRFVRKDLCGGNENKLTNHSDIIMKETLANRIKAGENALDPSLLFSSSSKAIVTLKNGDSVLTTITPEILNSPSWTPTTAKPIAVFEDGSSAVMLNNFGKGKVFTIALSLTQASEVMPDLVRDIFDYALKQNGNARPFDILGGNKDMDFAMATLPNESRVAMINHTDKPVEMTLLPLTMQADKKYKLVNMRDEKVIKSGTGKELSNNKINIKAFDFSALSLLPLE is encoded by the coding sequence ATGAGAAAAGTTTTTTTCATCAGTGCTTTGTTTTTCTTATGTATAAGTAACAGTTTTGCTTCTGTTAGTATATCCGTAGATAAATTACGTCCGAAACCGGGAGAAAAAGTAAAAATAGAAGTAACAGGCGAGTTAACTGAAGGCACCCAAGTTTACGCAGACGTACTAGAACCGGGATACGGAGTAAAAAGAATAGAATTCTCAAAATCAACAGGGGGATACGAAGCATCCATACAGACAAGTGAAAGTAGTAAAGGTTTATGGAATGTAACGGTTTATTCTTCCGTTGACAAAAAATTATTAGGTAAAGCTCACTTTATAACAGGATATATTGTAGGAGATTTCTTTATCGTAGGAGGACGTGTTCCCGAGAAAAACACCAAAGCTTATATGAGCGAATACCTGAACGGATTTTCAAGTATAGGCGGTAATTTTATGGTTGCGCACTATATCATTAACGGAAAACAGGCTATGTATCCTTCCAAAGTCTGTAAATTATCTTCCAAGGAAGACTACCTCGGGATGTTTCTTGATTTGTGCGATAAGGAAGGTTATCCCGTTTTAATCTCAATATCATGGGATTTCAGCCGTCCAATGCCTTATTCCGAAATGTTTGCCAATATGCAGAAAATCATATCCGAACTCTGGGTACTATACGCAAAACATCCGTCTTTTGCCGGATTCTACTGTTTACAGGAAGGTTCGGGACTTGATTTAGCACTGCTTGTGAGACAATTTTGTGATTACGTAAAATCCGTTGAACCTACTTTATTAACGGGTTGCGCGCCTTATGTAAATGATGCGGTTCTTGCAGGATACCTTGCGGCAATAGATAACCTTGACGTCGTTATTTACCAGGGGCAGGTAATGGCATCTTACCGAACGGACAACAGACTTTGTTTCCCTATTAACCGCACAAGAGATAACACTTGTCTTTCAAACGGCGCAAATTTAATAAAAAATAAAATTACGCTCTGTCATTTTGAAATATTCGGTCCCGCGGAAAAAGCAGTAGCAGGTAAATATCTTGCACCCAAAGAAGACATGATAACCCAAATCTGGAGCGCTGCTACCATTTACGGAACAGACGGGATTACCATCTTCACGTATCACGATTTATTTAATTATATGAAAGATGGATTAAAAGAGGCAAAAGAAGATATAAAAGTTACGGCACAAGGATATAAAGATTTCGACTTGATTTTCTCTAAAATAGCAAATATCAAAAAAAATCCTATCGTCTTTTATTATCCTTATACGGATTTTTGTGTCCATTACTGGAGAGAGGCATTTTTACCGGCATTCGGAGCTCTTCGTTCTCTCGGGATTCCTTTTGACATTATACCTTTTATTCCACCCGTGGGCGAAGAAATTCCTCCATTCTATCCAATGAACCTGAATACGGTACAATTAGATTATCTTTTGAAAAACAAATTCGTAGTTGTGTTACCGGATGTTTCGGGAATGCAGGAAACGGACAGTATTTTATTGAAGAGATTTATTGAAGAAGGTGGGATAGTCATACTCTTCGGTCATAACATTCCTTATGGAGACAGATTTGTTCGGAAAGACCTTTGCGGAGGTAACGAGAATAAACTAACCAACCATTCAGACATAATTATGAAAGAAACATTGGCGAACAGGATAAAAGCGGGAGAAAATGCGCTTGACCCATCTTTATTATTTTCATCATCTTCAAAAGCTATCGTAACCCTTAAAAATGGAGATTCCGTATTGACAACTATCACTCCTGAAATTCTAAATTCCCCGTCCTGGACACCGACAACTGCTAAACCGATAGCCGTTTTTGAAGACGGAAGTTCTGCAGTTATGCTTAACAATTTCGGCAAAGGTAAAGTGTTTACAATAGCATTGAGTCTTACCCAGGCATCCGAAGTAATGCCGGATTTAGTAAGAGATATTTTTGATTACGCATTGAAACAAAACGGCAATGCACGACCTTTTGACATATTAGGCGGGAATAAAGATATGGATTTTGCAATGGCTACTTTACCGAACGAATCAAGAGTGGCAATGATTAACCATACCGATAAACCGGTAGAAATGACATTGCTTCCCTTGACAATGCAAGCCGACAAAAAATATAAACTTGTAAATATGAGGGATGAAAAAGTCATTAAGAGTGGAACAGGAAAAGAATTGAGTAATAATAAAATAAACATTAAAGCTTTTGATTTCAGCGCATTGTCGCTGTTGCCGTTAGAATAG
- a CDS encoding phosphoglucosamine mutase, producing the protein MEKLIFGISGVRGIFGSSLTEEVGERLGKAFGSFVKNEKGKKIVVGRDLRKSGELVKSSFIKGIISTGCDVIDLGCCATPTLLFNIQALKVDGGAVVTASHNPEEWNGVKFAGSNGCFLNAENVEKVYNFYNKDISESSQTGKIITDSEGTKRHSSAVISKIDKDNISKKHFNIVFDGCRGVLKEEGKLFLESIGCNVIEENPERKLEPLAENLTGLAERVKKEKADAGFAVDPDGDRLSIVNEKGKAIGEEYTLALVGNWLLKKRKGIVVTNLSTSKMIEDIALQNGNTLLRTKVGEINVVEGMKKIGAILGGEGNGGIIDPEIQYTRDAIVGMGRILECLASTGETLSALAETIPEYYMKKDKIIIDDKTSIAQLLSSLPFPKEKENTEDGIRIDFRDGWAHIRKSNTEPIVRIIYEGKSEAIMHKLDEWVAVLKSKNI; encoded by the coding sequence ATGGAAAAACTAATATTCGGTATTTCAGGAGTAAGAGGAATTTTCGGCTCGTCTCTTACTGAAGAAGTAGGGGAGAGACTCGGAAAAGCTTTCGGGAGTTTCGTTAAAAACGAAAAGGGTAAGAAGATTGTCGTCGGAAGGGACTTGAGAAAAAGTGGCGAATTAGTTAAATCATCTTTTATAAAAGGAATAATAAGTACAGGTTGCGATGTGATTGACCTTGGCTGCTGTGCTACGCCTACTTTGCTGTTTAATATTCAAGCGCTTAAAGTAGATGGCGGGGCAGTTGTCACGGCTTCTCATAACCCTGAAGAATGGAACGGAGTCAAGTTTGCCGGTTCAAACGGATGTTTCCTTAATGCGGAAAATGTAGAAAAAGTTTATAATTTCTATAATAAAGACATATCCGAAAGTTCACAAACAGGAAAAATTATTACCGACAGCGAAGGCACGAAAAGACATAGTTCTGCTGTAATTAGTAAGATAGATAAAGATAATATAAGTAAAAAACATTTTAATATTGTTTTCGACGGGTGCAGGGGAGTTTTGAAAGAAGAAGGAAAACTTTTCCTTGAATCAATAGGGTGTAACGTTATAGAAGAAAACCCCGAAAGGAAACTTGAGCCTCTTGCTGAAAACCTGACGGGACTGGCAGAAAGAGTAAAAAAAGAAAAAGCGGATGCGGGTTTTGCCGTTGACCCTGATGGAGACAGGTTGTCTATCGTTAATGAAAAAGGAAAAGCAATAGGTGAAGAATATACGTTGGCGCTTGTAGGGAACTGGTTGCTTAAAAAAAGAAAGGGAATCGTAGTAACGAACCTTTCTACTTCAAAAATGATAGAAGACATTGCTCTTCAGAACGGGAATACCCTTTTACGGACAAAAGTAGGCGAGATTAATGTCGTTGAAGGAATGAAAAAAATCGGGGCGATTCTGGGCGGGGAAGGCAACGGCGGAATTATAGACCCTGAAATTCAATATACAAGAGACGCAATAGTCGGAATGGGAAGGATATTAGAATGTCTTGCATCTACGGGGGAAACGTTGAGTGCTCTTGCAGAAACAATTCCCGAATATTATATGAAAAAAGATAAGATAATTATAGATGATAAAACTTCCATAGCTCAGCTTTTATCGTCTCTTCCGTTTCCCAAAGAAAAGGAAAATACGGAAGACGGGATAAGAATTGACTTCCGTGATGGCTGGGCTCATATCAGAAAATCCAATACCGAACCCATAGTCAGGATTATATACGAAGGGAAAAGTGAAGCCATAATGCATAAATTAGACGAATGGGTCGCCGTTTTGAAATCTAAGAATATATAA
- a CDS encoding class I SAM-dependent methyltransferase has product MNNSNKTSSQIRKIKKAYDASVDRYNSHIEDESLLPEEFKDSERYKKLKKTLQSVSFDSDNPEIKKYLNPKSNMNFLDVGSCANLVVTQLHHWPSTYYGIDISPKLIQVTRNYVLRNNIKKVGGLYVTEVAKMPFENNFFNICAVIGVLEYFDIEYIKKSFKELHRVLKSDAKMVIDMPNQNHPDVNTMIELEEYLGRPRHKLPTNRQFEEELKKLFLIERVDDSKIMKAYFVRAKKK; this is encoded by the coding sequence ATGAATAACTCAAACAAAACATCAAGTCAAATCCGGAAAATAAAAAAAGCTTACGATGCTTCGGTTGACCGTTATAATAGCCATATTGAAGATGAAAGCTTATTGCCCGAAGAGTTTAAAGATTCCGAAAGATATAAAAAACTAAAGAAAACTTTACAATCCGTTTCTTTTGATAGTGACAATCCTGAGATAAAAAAATATTTAAACCCGAAAAGTAATATGAATTTCCTGGATGTAGGTTCCTGTGCCAATCTCGTAGTTACACAATTACATCACTGGCCATCAACTTATTATGGCATAGACATCAGTCCAAAGCTAATACAAGTTACCAGGAATTATGTTTTAAGAAATAATATTAAAAAAGTCGGCGGATTGTATGTTACGGAAGTGGCAAAAATGCCGTTCGAAAATAATTTTTTTAATATTTGCGCAGTTATTGGTGTTTTGGAATATTTTGATATTGAATACATCAAGAAGTCATTTAAAGAACTTCATCGAGTTCTGAAGTCTGATGCGAAAATGGTCATTGATATGCCAAATCAAAATCATCCTGATGTTAACACAATGATTGAGTTGGAAGAATACTTGGGTAGACCTCGACATAAACTTCCTACAAATAGACAATTTGAAGAAGAATTGAAGAAATTATTTTTAATCGAAAGAGTTGATGACTCAAAAATAATGAAGGCGTATTTTGTTCGAGCTAAAAAGAAATAA